A genome region from Bernardetia sp. includes the following:
- a CDS encoding ComEC/Rec2 family competence protein, with translation MTPRDKSLFRWDSYPLVRPVLALIIGILIGEQTQVSLAFSLGLLAAFSIAYLGLHFLLTGNQKTRFSWLQLFTLLGVFIGFGMTLVTNISPKERPLHIKNNSKTTLAYQGKIVSEIQEREKSYKFEFEVEKIRTENTWQLAEGKVLVYLKKNEFLNDTSFINRADKIYNFDDELQIKGSPIETNPPENPSSFDYQKYLKYHYIWHQDFINSYDVVLENNFENQSLENPIKIFRKKAIEFRIYCDSVLKETMPGEQSYGVASALFLGIRDGIDNDVKKAYQSAGATHVLAVSGLHVGILSWIMAFIFRFLKNHRRLKYVYLGIILSVLFGYAFLTGLSPSVLRASVMFGIIQIATTFSKRTNVYNNLAFSAFLLLTFNPYMLFEVGFQLSYLAVIGIVLIQPRMAKYYTPPNKFVKYFWELFTVSIAAQISTFPICVYYFHQFPTYFWLSGFVVIPAAVGILGLAIATVCCSVFPAIISSYLGIALSFLIYGVNFLIFWIEKLPLSVIENIRLSFAESMLIYAIMIGLLCFITLPRRVFFYPTVLLCIVFSALNLYLNHEAENQKRLVFYQIRKGFALSLQDGRRSTTLLDSASFYNENAQSYWLTGDLLSNGKTQNELINMDSVYSENPSNEIVQIRDWAGGKIITWNNKTILWWNKRLDKETKFVPKLDDIEIVWISNNPIYTLSEMATIKTNYLIFDDTNYNSRIKLLSNEAKVNKIKVRVLKNGAFEKEY, from the coding sequence ATGACTCCACGAGATAAGTCTCTTTTTCGTTGGGATTCGTATCCACTTGTACGTCCTGTGTTGGCTCTCATAATAGGTATTTTGATAGGTGAACAAACACAAGTTAGTTTAGCTTTTTCTTTAGGGCTTTTAGCTGCCTTTTCGATAGCCTATTTGGGACTTCATTTTTTACTGACTGGAAATCAGAAAACACGTTTTTCATGGCTGCAACTCTTTACTTTACTAGGTGTTTTTATAGGATTTGGAATGACTTTAGTAACCAATATCTCTCCAAAAGAACGTCCTTTACATATAAAAAATAATTCTAAAACCACTTTAGCCTATCAAGGGAAAATTGTTTCAGAAATTCAAGAACGAGAAAAATCCTATAAGTTTGAATTTGAAGTAGAAAAAATTAGAACAGAAAATACATGGCAACTTGCTGAAGGAAAAGTATTGGTATATCTCAAAAAAAATGAGTTCTTGAATGATACCAGTTTTATAAACAGAGCAGATAAAATATATAACTTTGATGATGAATTACAGATAAAAGGCTCTCCCATTGAGACCAACCCACCCGAAAATCCCTCTTCTTTCGATTATCAGAAATACTTAAAATACCATTATATTTGGCATCAAGATTTTATCAATTCGTATGATGTGGTTTTAGAAAATAATTTTGAAAATCAAAGTTTAGAAAATCCTATAAAGATTTTTCGTAAGAAAGCCATTGAATTTAGAATCTATTGTGATAGTGTGTTGAAGGAAACTATGCCAGGTGAGCAAAGCTATGGCGTGGCAAGCGCACTTTTCTTAGGAATAAGAGATGGAATAGATAATGATGTAAAGAAAGCCTATCAGTCAGCAGGAGCAACACACGTTTTGGCTGTTTCTGGTTTGCATGTCGGTATTTTGAGTTGGATAATGGCTTTTATATTTCGTTTCTTGAAGAATCACAGAAGATTGAAATATGTTTATTTGGGAATAATTTTGAGTGTTTTGTTTGGATATGCTTTCCTGACAGGACTTTCGCCTTCAGTGCTGCGTGCTTCCGTGATGTTTGGGATTATACAGATTGCAACAACATTTAGCAAGCGAACGAATGTCTATAATAACCTTGCTTTTTCGGCTTTTCTCTTGCTTACTTTCAATCCGTATATGCTCTTTGAAGTGGGTTTTCAGCTTTCTTATTTGGCTGTTATTGGTATTGTGCTTATTCAGCCTAGAATGGCTAAATACTACACGCCTCCTAATAAATTTGTAAAGTATTTTTGGGAATTATTCACTGTTTCAATAGCTGCACAAATTTCTACATTTCCTATTTGTGTCTATTATTTCCATCAGTTTCCAACTTATTTTTGGCTTTCTGGTTTTGTGGTTATTCCTGCTGCTGTGGGGATTTTAGGTTTAGCTATTGCTACAGTTTGTTGTAGTGTTTTTCCTGCTATTATAAGTTCTTATTTAGGAATTGCACTATCTTTTCTCATTTATGGAGTAAATTTTCTGATATTTTGGATAGAAAAACTTCCTCTTTCTGTGATAGAAAATATACGGCTTAGTTTTGCTGAAAGTATGCTTATTTATGCTATTATGATAGGTTTACTTTGCTTTATCACTCTGCCAAGACGAGTTTTCTTTTATCCTACTGTACTTCTGTGTATTGTTTTTTCTGCTCTAAATCTCTATTTGAATCACGAAGCAGAAAACCAAAAACGATTAGTTTTTTATCAGATTCGAAAAGGCTTTGCTCTTAGTTTGCAAGACGGCAGGCGAAGCACTACACTTTTAGATTCGGCTAGTTTTTATAACGAAAATGCTCAAAGCTATTGGCTTACTGGCGACTTACTTTCGAATGGAAAAACCCAAAACGAGCTTATAAATATGGATTCTGTCTATTCAGAAAACCCAAGTAATGAAATTGTACAGATAAGAGATTGGGCTGGAGGAAAAATAATCACTTGGAACAATAAGACCATACTTTGGTGGAACAAAAGACTAGATAAAGAAACCAAATTTGTTCCAAAGCTAGATGATATAGAAATCGTATGGATAAGTAATAACCCTATTTACACGTTATCCGAAATGGCAACTATCAAAACGAATTATCTCATTTTTGATGATACCAATTACAACTCAAGAATAAAACTGCTTTCAAATGAAGCTAAAGTCAATAAAATAAAAGTCAGAGTATTGAAAAATGGAGCGTTTGAGAAAGAGTATTAA
- a CDS encoding NAD(P)-dependent oxidoreductase — MKKILKVIIIDELHESFKFHFLNKNIEYTYAYDWKDNDIINQMQDFDGLILRSRFAIDKKFIQKTKHLLFVARVGSGTDGIDKKLLAQKKIQLLTAPEGNRNAVAEHTLGMMLSVLNNFKKAQNELSNFQWKREANRGIELSGKTVGIVGYGNVGKLLSQKLNALGCEVLVYDKRDKKQDSFAKQVSLEELQEKAQIVSIHIPLDDEIGGENGNLHFADEQFFERFANPIFFFNTSRGSVAKMEAILKYLKNGKIRGAGLDVLENEKLHTFTELQKKQFEEINAMQNVILTPHVAGWTHESYEGLNKVLGEKINQFVEKHFQKA, encoded by the coding sequence ATGAAAAAAATACTAAAAGTAATTATTATTGATGAATTGCATGAATCATTCAAATTTCATTTTTTGAATAAAAATATAGAATATACTTATGCTTATGATTGGAAAGATAATGATATTATAAATCAAATGCAAGATTTTGATGGATTAATCCTAAGAAGTCGCTTCGCTATTGATAAAAAATTCATACAAAAAACCAAACACCTACTTTTTGTAGCTCGTGTCGGTTCTGGAACAGATGGAATAGACAAAAAATTACTTGCTCAAAAAAAAATACAATTACTTACTGCCCCAGAAGGAAATCGTAATGCTGTTGCTGAACATACACTAGGAATGATGTTATCAGTATTGAATAATTTTAAGAAAGCCCAAAATGAATTGAGTAACTTTCAGTGGAAAAGAGAAGCTAACAGAGGGATAGAGCTAAGTGGAAAAACAGTAGGAATTGTAGGCTATGGAAATGTCGGAAAATTATTATCTCAAAAACTAAATGCTTTAGGTTGTGAGGTATTAGTGTATGACAAAAGAGATAAAAAGCAAGACAGCTTTGCAAAACAAGTTTCTTTAGAAGAGTTACAAGAAAAGGCGCAAATCGTCTCAATTCATATTCCATTAGATGATGAAATAGGTGGAGAAAATGGCAATCTTCATTTTGCTGATGAGCAGTTCTTTGAAAGGTTTGCTAACCCTATTTTTTTCTTCAATACTTCAAGAGGAAGTGTTGCCAAAATGGAAGCTATTTTAAAATACTTGAAAAATGGAAAGATTAGAGGAGCAGGGTTAGATGTTTTAGAAAATGAAAAGCTACATACCTTTACAGAGTTACAAAAAAAGCAATTTGAAGAAATAAATGCTATGCAAAATGTGATTTTGACTCCCCACGTGGCAGGTTGGACACACGAATCCTATGAAGGATTAAATAAAGTCTTGGGTGAGAAGATAAATCAGTTTGTAGAGAAGCATTTTCAAAAGGCTTAA
- a CDS encoding cytochrome b5 domain-containing protein: MKKETLPFYTKSQLALRNGQDRKEIWCAYNNLIYDVSSSRLWQKGKHYEHWAGQDLTEELKNDAPHNENVFDKFEVVGKLKEN, encoded by the coding sequence ATGAAGAAAGAAACTCTACCTTTTTATACAAAATCTCAACTCGCTCTACGCAACGGACAAGACCGTAAGGAAATTTGGTGTGCCTACAATAATCTAATCTACGATGTTTCTAGTTCTAGGCTTTGGCAAAAAGGAAAGCATTATGAACATTGGGCTGGGCAAGACCTTACAGAAGAATTAAAAAATGATGCTCCTCACAACGAAAATGTATTTGACAAATTCGAAGTGGTGGGAAAGTTAAAAGAAAATTAA
- the aroB gene encoding 3-dehydroquinate synthase, with protein sequence MSEISTSLPNYITFEPLEKITSLLQNRQVAVLVDENTKRDCYPILKKSLAKSSLPNPTLIEIPSGETHKTLETCIHIWQELTQNHFDRKGILLNLGGGVIGDMGGFCASTYKRGIDFIQIPTTLLSQVDASVGGKLGIDFNGLKNHIGLFQTPFKVWIHTPFLKTLPSYEVRSGFAEVIKHTLIADKKAWQNLSQINKSNFDTQNWTSIVAHSVALKAKVTEADPTEKGLRKILNFGHTIGHAIESYFIEENKKQSELPTFLHGEAIALGMIAESYYSAFLCKDKFPNQNFISQTDFQDIKEYISSIFENTITDFRKAIEQKNTLQEIVRWAKHDKKNAQNLILTCGLEEIGKAVYDISITEEEILECLMQI encoded by the coding sequence ATGTCAGAAATTTCTACTTCGCTGCCTAATTATATCACATTCGAACCTTTAGAAAAAATTACCTCTTTGCTTCAAAACAGGCAAGTTGCTGTTTTGGTAGATGAAAATACGAAGCGAGATTGTTATCCAATTTTAAAAAAAAGTTTAGCTAAAAGTAGCTTACCTAATCCTACCTTGATAGAAATTCCGTCTGGAGAAACACACAAAACCCTAGAAACCTGTATTCATATTTGGCAAGAACTTACTCAAAATCATTTTGACAGAAAAGGTATCTTACTCAATCTTGGAGGAGGCGTAATTGGCGATATGGGAGGTTTTTGTGCTTCTACTTATAAACGTGGAATTGATTTTATTCAAATTCCGACGACACTTCTTTCGCAAGTAGATGCAAGTGTGGGAGGAAAACTAGGAATTGATTTTAATGGCTTGAAAAATCATATCGGACTTTTTCAAACTCCTTTTAAAGTTTGGATTCATACTCCATTTTTAAAAACATTGCCCTCTTACGAAGTTCGTTCAGGTTTTGCAGAAGTCATCAAACACACCCTTATTGCTGATAAAAAAGCGTGGCAAAATTTATCTCAAATAAATAAAAGTAACTTTGATACACAAAATTGGACTTCTATTGTTGCTCATTCGGTTGCATTAAAAGCAAAAGTTACAGAAGCTGACCCCACTGAAAAAGGATTACGAAAAATCTTAAACTTTGGACATACTATTGGACACGCTATTGAATCTTATTTTATAGAAGAAAATAAAAAACAAAGTGAACTGCCTACATTTTTACATGGAGAAGCTATTGCTCTAGGCATGATAGCTGAAAGTTATTATTCTGCTTTTCTTTGTAAAGACAAATTTCCTAATCAAAATTTTATCTCACAGACTGATTTTCAAGATATTAAAGAGTATATTTCTTCCATTTTTGAAAATACAATTACTGATTTTAGAAAAGCGATTGAGCAAAAAAATACTCTACAAGAGATAGTAAGATGGGCAAAACATGATAAGAAAAATGCTCAAAATCTCATTCTGACTTGTGGGCTAGAAGAAATTGGAAAAGCTGTCTATGATATTTCTATCACAGAAGAAGAAATTTTAGAGTGTTTGATGCAGATTTGA
- a CDS encoding polyprenol monophosphomannose synthase has translation MKERIVIIPTYNEIENIEAIIRAVFSLELPFHVLIIDDGSPDGTALKVKELQKEFTNSLHLEERKGKLGLGTAYIHGFKWALRNEYQYVFEMDADFSHNPKDLVRLYNSCATENEEGIRNDVAIGSRYVQGVNVVNWPMSRVLMSYFASIYVRIVTGMPIHDATAGFKCYRREVLETINLDSIKFVGYAFQIEMKFTAWKYGFHVGEVPIIFTDRTKGTSKMSSGIFKEAFFGVIQMKINSFFKKYRR, from the coding sequence GTGAAAGAACGCATCGTAATCATACCGACCTATAACGAAATCGAAAATATCGAAGCTATTATTCGTGCCGTATTTTCGTTAGAACTTCCGTTTCACGTCCTCATTATTGACGACGGTTCGCCTGACGGAACAGCTTTGAAAGTTAAAGAACTTCAAAAAGAATTTACTAATTCTCTACACCTTGAGGAACGTAAAGGCAAACTGGGCTTAGGCACAGCCTATATTCACGGCTTCAAATGGGCATTGAGAAATGAGTATCAATATGTTTTTGAAATGGATGCCGATTTTTCGCATAATCCAAAGGATTTAGTTAGGCTTTATAATTCTTGTGCGACAGAAAATGAAGAGGGTATCAGAAATGATGTAGCTATTGGTTCTCGTTATGTACAGGGGGTAAATGTTGTGAACTGGCCTATGAGTCGTGTTTTGATGTCGTATTTTGCTAGTATTTATGTTCGGATAGTAACAGGAATGCCTATTCACGATGCAACGGCAGGTTTTAAATGTTATCGTAGGGAAGTTTTAGAAACGATAAATTTGGATTCTATCAAATTTGTAGGCTACGCCTTTCAGATAGAAATGAAATTTACAGCGTGGAAATACGGCTTTCATGTAGGTGAAGTCCCTATTATTTTTACTGACCGAACCAAGGGAACATCTAAGATGTCGTCTGGAATTTTTAAAGAAGCCTTTTTTGGAGTGATTCAGATGAAAATTAATAGTTTTTTTAAGAAGTATAGGAGATAA
- a CDS encoding dual specificity protein phosphatase family protein: MKTRIFWITKYLASMPKPNADEHLEEDIIHFKNQNVTTLVSLLTQNETFELELEKEKELCEKHSIHFISFPLKDRSVPSETQTSKLKELARELAQKISQNQKVIVHCRGGIGRAGMLCAAILIEQGVRKDKVIEKISTARGVSIPDTEEQKKWIMGY, from the coding sequence ATGAAAACAAGAATTTTTTGGATTACAAAATATCTAGCCAGTATGCCTAAGCCAAATGCTGATGAACATTTGGAAGAAGATATTATTCATTTTAAAAACCAGAATGTAACTACTTTGGTAAGTTTGCTTACCCAAAATGAAACCTTTGAACTAGAGCTAGAAAAGGAAAAAGAACTTTGTGAGAAGCATTCTATTCATTTTATTTCTTTTCCTTTAAAAGATAGAAGTGTACCGAGTGAAACTCAAACCTCAAAATTGAAAGAACTAGCAAGGGAATTAGCTCAAAAAATTAGTCAGAACCAAAAAGTTATTGTTCATTGTAGAGGAGGCATTGGACGTGCTGGGATGCTTTGTGCTGCCATTTTGATAGAACAAGGAGTTAGAAAAGATAAGGTTATAGAAAAAATAAGTACAGCTAGAGGAGTTTCTATTCCAGACACAGAAGAGCAAAAAAAATGGATAATGGGTTATTAG
- a CDS encoding NADH-quinone oxidoreductase subunit L — protein MNLIYFLIYFFPLFVFLLTLVSSAFVSSKNQTYTKIIEYVALGCSFFALGMTSMQLFEVFTTGKILSTSFVWANVGSKQINIQIRIDSLTAFFQFLVSLVVFVVHIYSLVYIKEKKRFYYGVLGLFVFAMQLLVAQDNLILFFVFWELVGLASYLLIDFGKTENSSRASTKSFLLNRLGDIGLLVTIALLFEHSLTISELKTVFTTLPFYTQLIISIGILLAALVKSGQFPFSTWLFDAMEAPTSISALLHAATMVAAGIYLLVRTEFVFEEVTLISQILVWLALFSLLFSALAAYFTANLKQQLAASTVSQLGFMAIAVGVGAWQAAVLHLFTHAFFKATLFLGAGFLIEKNSTKEMAEMGKNNYKALPLFFIMYGMALAALVGLPLTSGFLSKEWILKETLANNFLIGGILFLATFLTAFYGGRQLQLLFFNDKENNKDDTIEKKWSWYLPLLLLFMGNFWFLFAFHPLHPDESYWLSRFPRLFSEVPQTIKIWLPVFATLITLLGVFLGFSKRLNEKLIRVQTLVQIKNYFHQQDRFFILLFWKPITNTALIVAQKQPLFTTNKLANIWIRVASILFVFDRKIDSLIDSFSKIIVVAGYFSAWIDKYIVDFVTHLVVFIINYAGKYLKSLQSGKVQFYILIVISILTFALLYLIF, from the coding sequence ATGAACCTCATCTATTTTTTAATATACTTTTTTCCACTTTTTGTTTTCTTACTGACTTTAGTAAGTTCAGCTTTTGTGTCTAGTAAAAATCAGACTTACACAAAAATTATAGAATATGTAGCGTTAGGATGCTCTTTCTTTGCCCTTGGAATGACAAGTATGCAGCTTTTTGAAGTTTTTACTACAGGAAAAATACTTTCAACTTCGTTTGTGTGGGCAAATGTAGGTTCAAAACAGATTAACATTCAGATAAGAATAGATTCGCTTACAGCATTTTTTCAATTTTTAGTTAGCCTTGTTGTTTTTGTCGTCCATATTTATTCGTTGGTTTATATAAAAGAAAAAAAGAGATTTTACTATGGTGTATTGGGGCTTTTCGTCTTTGCCATGCAACTCCTAGTGGCACAGGATAACTTGATTTTGTTTTTTGTTTTTTGGGAATTGGTAGGTTTGGCTTCTTACCTTTTGATAGATTTTGGAAAAACTGAAAATTCGTCTCGTGCTTCCACAAAATCTTTTCTACTCAATCGTTTAGGGGATATAGGACTTCTAGTTACTATTGCTTTGCTCTTCGAACACTCGCTTACAATTTCAGAACTTAAAACAGTTTTTACGACTCTTCCATTTTATACACAACTCATTATTTCAATAGGAATTTTACTAGCTGCTTTAGTAAAATCAGGTCAGTTTCCATTTTCTACGTGGCTCTTTGACGCTATGGAAGCTCCTACTTCTATCTCTGCACTTTTGCACGCTGCTACGATGGTGGCTGCTGGAATTTATCTACTTGTCCGAACGGAATTTGTATTTGAAGAAGTAACGCTCATTTCACAAATTTTAGTTTGGTTGGCTCTTTTTTCACTTCTTTTTTCTGCTTTAGCTGCCTATTTTACAGCTAATTTGAAGCAACAGCTAGCTGCTTCTACAGTTTCTCAACTTGGTTTTATGGCGATTGCTGTGGGTGTTGGAGCATGGCAAGCTGCCGTTTTGCACCTTTTTACTCATGCATTTTTTAAGGCGACACTATTTTTAGGAGCAGGTTTCCTAATAGAAAAAAATAGTACGAAGGAAATGGCAGAGATGGGAAAAAATAATTATAAAGCACTTCCTCTCTTTTTTATAATGTATGGGATGGCTTTGGCTGCTTTGGTTGGTTTGCCTCTTACTTCTGGATTTTTGTCGAAAGAATGGATTTTGAAAGAAACGTTAGCAAATAATTTTTTGATAGGAGGAATTTTATTTTTAGCAACTTTCTTAACTGCTTTCTACGGAGGAAGACAGCTTCAACTTCTGTTTTTTAATGATAAGGAAAACAATAAAGATGATACCATAGAAAAAAAATGGTCGTGGTATTTGCCTTTGTTACTACTTTTTATGGGAAATTTTTGGTTTCTTTTTGCTTTCCACCCACTTCACCCAGACGAAAGTTATTGGCTTTCAAGGTTTCCAAGACTTTTTTCAGAAGTTCCTCAAACTATCAAAATATGGCTACCTGTTTTTGCTACTTTAATTACCCTTTTAGGGGTATTTTTAGGGTTTTCTAAGAGGTTGAATGAGAAATTAATCCGAGTGCAAACTTTAGTTCAAATCAAAAATTACTTTCACCAGCAAGATAGATTTTTTATACTCTTATTTTGGAAACCTATCACCAACACAGCACTTATAGTAGCACAAAAACAACCACTTTTTACAACAAACAAGTTGGCTAACATTTGGATAAGAGTAGCGTCCATTTTATTTGTTTTTGATAGAAAAATAGATAGTTTGATTGATAGTTTTTCAAAAATAATTGTTGTAGCAGGATATTTTTCAGCTTGGATAGATAAATATATCGTTGATTTTGTTACGCATCTCGTAGTTTTTATAATCAACTATGCAGGAAAATATTTGAAGAGTTTACAAAGTGGAAAAGTTCAGTTTTATATCTTGATTGTCATTTCTATACTGACTTTTGCGCTACTGTATCTGATTTTTTAA
- a CDS encoding PaaI family thioesterase, with product MNPILAMVKAQEGKKLGAMNPPFSQWLDGRLISANEGELEIEYEVREEMTNPVGILHGGIHAAIMDDLIGTSCFLLALPHIYLSVNLTVDFLGQAKVGDKVIAKTMLVRKGKTMINFSAEIHHAQTGQLISRATSNMVNSGMPSAWTKEEE from the coding sequence ATGAATCCAATTTTGGCAATGGTTAAGGCACAAGAAGGAAAAAAACTTGGTGCAATGAATCCACCTTTTTCTCAATGGCTTGATGGGAGACTTATTTCAGCAAATGAAGGGGAGTTAGAAATCGAATATGAAGTGCGTGAAGAAATGACAAACCCTGTCGGGATTTTGCATGGTGGCATTCATGCTGCTATAATGGATGACCTTATTGGTACATCTTGTTTTTTACTTGCTCTACCTCACATTTATCTGTCTGTAAACCTTACTGTTGATTTTTTAGGACAAGCAAAGGTAGGGGATAAAGTAATTGCCAAAACTATGTTGGTAAGAAAAGGAAAAACAATGATAAACTTCTCTGCCGAAATTCATCATGCTCAAACAGGGCAACTCATTAGTCGTGCGACTTCAAATATGGTAAACTCTGGAATGCCGTCGGCTTGGACGAAAGAAGAAGAGTAA
- the glyA gene encoding serine hydroxymethyltransferase yields the protein MQRDTQIFDLIEQERQRQEHGIELIASENFVSPQVMEAMGSVLTNKYAEGLPNKRYYGGCEVVDKVEQLAIDRLKELFGAEWANVQPHSGAQANAAVMLAVLNAGDKILGFDLSHGGHLTHGSTVNFSGKLYDPHFYGVEKETGLIDWDKVEEKAKEVQPKLIICGASAYSREWDYARLRKIADSVGALLLADISHPAGLIAGGILDNPLPHCHIVTSTTHKTLRGARGGIIMMGKDFENPFGIKTPKGELRMMSSLLDSGVFPGTQGGPLEHVIAAKAVAFGEALKPEFKTYIQQVAKNAQAMAKAFVAKGYQIISGGTDNHLMLIDLRNKNITGKKAENTLVLADITINKNMVPFDDKSPFVTSGMRVGTAAVTTRGMVESDMERIVELIDKVLMNADDENVIAEVRKEINEWMKDFPLYKELEMSV from the coding sequence ATGCAACGAGATACTCAAATCTTTGATTTAATAGAACAAGAACGCCAACGCCAAGAACACGGCATCGAACTAATTGCTTCTGAAAACTTTGTTTCTCCACAAGTAATGGAAGCGATGGGAAGCGTCTTGACAAACAAATATGCAGAAGGACTGCCCAACAAACGCTATTATGGTGGTTGTGAAGTAGTAGATAAAGTAGAACAGCTTGCTATCGACCGTTTGAAAGAACTCTTTGGTGCAGAATGGGCAAATGTACAGCCACACTCTGGAGCGCAAGCCAATGCAGCCGTTATGTTAGCTGTTTTGAATGCTGGAGACAAAATCTTAGGCTTTGACCTTTCTCATGGAGGACACCTTACACATGGTTCTACAGTCAATTTTTCTGGAAAACTCTATGACCCTCATTTTTATGGTGTAGAAAAAGAAACTGGTCTTATTGATTGGGACAAAGTAGAAGAAAAAGCGAAAGAGGTTCAACCCAAACTTATTATTTGTGGTGCTTCTGCCTACTCTCGTGAGTGGGATTATGCTCGTTTGCGTAAGATTGCTGATAGTGTAGGAGCTTTATTATTAGCTGATATTTCTCACCCTGCTGGACTTATTGCTGGTGGTATTTTAGATAACCCATTGCCTCATTGTCATATCGTAACTTCTACAACGCACAAAACGCTTCGTGGCGCAAGAGGTGGAATTATTATGATGGGTAAAGACTTTGAAAATCCGTTTGGCATCAAAACTCCAAAAGGTGAGTTACGTATGATGTCTTCTCTTTTAGATTCAGGTGTTTTTCCTGGAACACAAGGAGGTCCACTAGAGCATGTCATTGCAGCTAAGGCAGTGGCTTTTGGAGAAGCTCTAAAGCCAGAGTTTAAAACTTATATTCAGCAAGTTGCCAAAAATGCACAAGCTATGGCAAAAGCATTTGTAGCAAAAGGTTATCAGATTATTTCTGGAGGAACAGACAATCATTTAATGCTTATTGACCTAAGAAATAAAAATATTACTGGTAAAAAGGCTGAAAATACACTCGTTTTGGCAGATATTACCATCAATAAAAATATGGTGCCTTTTGATGATAAGTCGCCGTTTGTAACTTCTGGAATGCGTGTCGGTACGGCTGCCGTTACTACTCGTGGAATGGTAGAGAGCGATATGGAGCGCATTGTTGAGCTGATTGATAAAGTATTGATGAATGCTGATGATGAAAACGTAATTGCAGAGGTTCGTAAGGAAATAAATGAATGGATGAAAGATTTTCCTTTGTACAAAGAATTGGAAATGAGTGTTTAG
- a CDS encoding NupC/NupG family nucleoside CNT transporter: MDYLRGLLGMLVLLGVAYAFSINRKAINWKLVGIGILLQVIFGVLITQVPQVASVFKSISEGFVKFLSFANDGARFLFMDLADIPKSGFIFAFQVLPTVIFFSAVTTGLYYLGILQKISYGIAWLMAKTMGLSGAESLSAAGNIFLGQTEAPLLVRPFIAKMTTSELMCLMTGGMATIAGSVLGSYVAFLGGADEVKQAEVAARLLSASIMNAPAGIVFAKMLIPETKPELIDSELKVNKETLGANVIDALAIGAGEGLKLALNIGAMLLAFIAVIALLNYMLEVVGDWTTLNAIIAESTDGVFNKLSMEYILGQVFRLAAFVIGVEWNDTLQVGSLLGQKTVINEFVAYVSLADLQEKGLISAKSITIATFALCGFSNFSSIAIQIGGIGAMAPNQQANLSRLGLKALLAATLACMMTATIAGALLA; encoded by the coding sequence ATGGATTATTTGAGAGGATTGTTAGGCATGTTGGTCTTGCTAGGTGTAGCGTATGCCTTTTCTATCAATCGAAAAGCAATAAATTGGAAACTGGTCGGTATTGGTATTCTGTTACAAGTCATTTTTGGAGTATTGATTACGCAAGTGCCACAAGTAGCATCTGTATTTAAGTCAATTAGTGAGGGATTTGTGAAGTTTTTGAGTTTTGCTAACGATGGCGCAAGATTCCTTTTTATGGATTTGGCTGATATTCCAAAAAGTGGTTTTATCTTCGCATTCCAAGTTTTGCCTACCGTAATTTTCTTCTCTGCCGTAACTACTGGACTATATTACTTAGGTATTCTTCAAAAAATATCTTATGGAATTGCTTGGCTGATGGCAAAAACAATGGGACTTTCAGGTGCAGAAAGCCTTTCGGCAGCAGGAAACATATTCTTAGGGCAAACAGAAGCACCTCTTTTAGTACGTCCTTTTATTGCTAAAATGACAACCTCTGAGCTTATGTGTCTTATGACAGGAGGAATGGCAACCATTGCAGGAAGTGTTTTGGGAAGTTATGTTGCCTTTTTAGGAGGAGCAGACGAAGTAAAACAAGCCGAAGTAGCAGCTCGCCTTTTGAGTGCATCGATTATGAATGCCCCAGCAGGAATTGTATTTGCTAAAATGCTCATCCCAGAAACAAAACCAGAACTTATAGATTCAGAACTCAAAGTAAATAAAGAAACGCTAGGTGCAAACGTGATTGATGCCTTGGCAATTGGTGCAGGTGAAGGATTAAAACTTGCATTGAATATTGGTGCAATGCTTTTGGCTTTTATTGCAGTGATTGCCCTTCTGAATTATATGCTTGAGGTAGTGGGTGATTGGACAACGCTAAATGCTATCATTGCAGAAAGTACAGATGGTGTCTTTAATAAACTTTCGATGGAGTATATTTTAGGACAAGTTTTCCGTTTGGCTGCCTTTGTAATTGGAGTAGAATGGAACGACACACTGCAAGTAGGAAGTCTTTTAGGACAAAAAACTGTTATCAATGAATTTGTAGCGTATGTAAGCCTTGCAGACCTCCAAGAAAAAGGACTTATTTCAGCAAAATCTATTACCATTGCTACTTTTGCCCTCTGTGGATTTTCCAATTTTAGTTCTATTGCTATTCAGATAGGAGGCATTGGAGCAATGGCACCTAACCAACAGGCTAACCTCTCTCGTTTAGGATTAAAGGCTCTGCTTGCTGCAACACTTGCTTGTATGATGACAGCTACGATTGCTGGGGCGTTATTGGCATAA